A single Pseudomonas putida DNA region contains:
- a CDS encoding MFS transporter, with translation MNDTLAPSARNEGDALASAVAKVKRHVLPLFVIMFIVNYLDRVNIGFVRPHLESDLGISAAAFGFGAGLFFIGYALFEVPSNMLLQRVGARLWLTRIMFTWGLVATAMAFVQNETQFYVLRFLLGVAEAGFFPGVIYYFTRWLPAAERGKAIAIFLSGSALASLISGPLAGALMQIQGLGLHGWQWMLFIEGMASVTLCFFVFFWLDSKPQDAKWLSQAEQDALVATIDREQREREAVGAVKPSAWSLLKDRQIVLFCLIYFCIQLTIYAATFWLPSIIKRMGDLSDLQVGFFNSIPWLISIIAMYAFAAGSTRWKFQQAWVAGALVVAAIGMFMSTTGGPVFAFVAVCFAAIGFKSASSLFWPIPQGYLDARIAAAVIALINSVGNLGGFVAPTTFGLLEQQTGSIQGGLYGLAVTSVLAAIAIFFVRIRPKGAPSDDLKAPSALGQTH, from the coding sequence GTGAACGACACCCTCGCTCCGTCTGCCCGGAATGAAGGCGACGCGTTGGCCAGTGCCGTGGCCAAGGTCAAGCGCCACGTCCTGCCGCTGTTCGTCATCATGTTCATCGTCAACTACCTCGACCGCGTCAACATCGGCTTCGTCCGCCCACACCTGGAAAGCGACCTGGGCATCAGTGCCGCCGCCTTTGGCTTCGGCGCCGGGCTGTTCTTCATTGGCTACGCGTTGTTCGAAGTGCCCTCGAACATGCTGTTGCAAAGGGTCGGTGCGCGGCTGTGGCTGACCCGCATCATGTTCACCTGGGGCCTGGTGGCCACCGCCATGGCCTTCGTGCAGAACGAGACCCAGTTCTACGTGCTGCGCTTTCTGCTGGGTGTTGCCGAGGCCGGCTTCTTCCCAGGGGTGATCTATTACTTCACCCGCTGGTTGCCGGCCGCCGAGCGCGGCAAGGCGATCGCCATCTTCCTCAGCGGGTCCGCCTTGGCGTCGTTGATTTCCGGGCCGCTGGCCGGCGCGCTGATGCAGATCCAGGGCCTGGGCCTGCATGGCTGGCAGTGGATGCTGTTCATCGAAGGCATGGCCTCGGTGACCCTGTGCTTCTTCGTGTTCTTCTGGCTCGACTCCAAGCCGCAGGATGCCAAATGGCTGAGCCAGGCCGAACAGGACGCGCTGGTCGCCACCATCGACCGTGAGCAGCGTGAGCGCGAAGCCGTCGGCGCGGTGAAGCCTTCGGCCTGGAGCCTGCTCAAGGACCGCCAGATCGTGCTGTTCTGCCTGATCTACTTCTGCATCCAGCTGACTATCTACGCCGCCACCTTCTGGCTGCCGAGCATCATCAAACGCATGGGCGACCTCAGCGACTTGCAGGTCGGCTTCTTCAACTCGATCCCATGGCTGATCTCGATCATTGCCATGTATGCCTTCGCCGCCGGTTCCACGCGCTGGAAGTTCCAGCAGGCCTGGGTGGCCGGTGCCCTGGTGGTCGCTGCCATCGGCATGTTCATGTCCACCACCGGCGGCCCGGTGTTCGCCTTTGTCGCGGTGTGCTTCGCCGCCATCGGTTTCAAGTCGGCCTCGTCGCTGTTCTGGCCGATCCCGCAGGGCTACCTGGACGCCCGCATCGCGGCGGCAGTGATCGCCTTGATCAACTCGGTCGGCAACCTCGGCGGCTTCGTCGCCCCCACCACCTTCGGCCTGCTCGAGCAGCAGACCGGGTCGATCCAGGGCGGGCTATATGGCCTGGCCGTGACCTCGGTGCTGGCGGCCATCGCCATCTTCTTCGTACGCATTCGCCCGAAGGGCGCCCCTTCTGACGACCTCAAGGCGCCTTCGGCCTTGGGCCAGACCCACTGA
- the gudD gene encoding glucarate dehydratase, which produces MNMQTNPAVHTSTPVVTELRVIPVAGHDSMLLNLSGAHGPYFTRNVVVLRDSAGNTGLGEVPGGEKIRQTLEDARSLVVGQPIGHYQRVLNAMRQTFANRDSAGRGLQTFDLRITVHAVTAIEAALLDLLGQHLNVPMAALLGEGQQREAVKMLGYLFYIGDRQQTDLAYRNEADADDDWFRLRHEKALTPEAVVRLAEAAKQRYGFSDFKLKGGVLRGEEEMEAVTALAERFPEARITLDPNGAWSLKEAIALCRDKHDVLAYAEDPCGAENGYSGREVMAEFRRATGLPTATNMIATDWRQMGHAIQLQSVDIPLADPHFWTLQGSVRVAQMCNDWGLTWGSHSNNHFDISLAMFTQVAAAAPGEITAIDTHWIWQDGQRLTREPLRIVNGHVRVPARPGLGVELDEDQLAKAHECYRNMGLGARDDSVAMQFLIPGWSFDNKRPCLVR; this is translated from the coding sequence ATGAATATGCAGACCAATCCCGCCGTTCACACCAGCACCCCCGTGGTCACCGAACTGCGCGTGATCCCCGTGGCGGGCCACGACAGCATGCTGCTCAACCTCAGTGGCGCCCACGGCCCGTACTTCACCCGCAACGTCGTGGTGCTACGCGACAGTGCCGGCAACACCGGCCTTGGCGAAGTGCCCGGTGGCGAGAAGATCCGCCAGACCCTGGAGGACGCCCGCAGCCTGGTGGTCGGCCAACCGATCGGCCACTACCAGCGCGTGCTCAACGCCATGCGCCAGACCTTCGCCAACCGCGACTCCGCCGGCCGCGGCCTGCAGACTTTCGACCTGCGCATCACCGTGCATGCGGTGACGGCCATCGAGGCGGCGCTGCTCGACCTGCTCGGCCAACACCTCAACGTACCGATGGCGGCACTGCTGGGTGAGGGCCAGCAACGCGAGGCGGTGAAGATGCTGGGTTACCTGTTCTACATCGGTGACCGCCAGCAGACCGACCTGGCCTACCGCAACGAAGCCGATGCCGATGACGACTGGTTCCGCCTGCGCCACGAAAAGGCCCTGACCCCGGAAGCCGTCGTGCGTCTGGCCGAAGCCGCCAAGCAGCGCTACGGCTTCAGCGATTTCAAGCTCAAGGGCGGCGTGCTGCGTGGCGAGGAGGAAATGGAAGCGGTGACGGCCCTGGCCGAGCGCTTCCCCGAAGCGCGCATTACCCTCGACCCGAACGGCGCCTGGTCGCTGAAGGAAGCCATCGCCCTGTGCCGCGACAAGCACGATGTGCTGGCTTATGCCGAAGACCCGTGCGGTGCCGAGAACGGCTACTCGGGGCGTGAAGTGATGGCCGAGTTCCGCCGAGCCACCGGCTTGCCGACGGCCACCAACATGATCGCCACCGACTGGCGGCAGATGGGCCATGCGATCCAGCTGCAGTCGGTGGACATCCCCTTGGCCGACCCGCACTTCTGGACCTTGCAGGGTTCGGTGCGGGTGGCGCAGATGTGCAACGACTGGGGCCTGACCTGGGGCTCGCATTCGAACAACCACTTCGACATCTCGCTGGCGATGTTCACCCAGGTGGCAGCTGCGGCGCCCGGTGAAATCACGGCTATCGATACCCACTGGATCTGGCAGGACGGCCAGCGCCTGACCCGTGAGCCGCTGCGCATCGTCAATGGCCATGTGCGGGTGCCGGCGCGGCCGGGGCTGGGGGTGGAACTGGATGAAGACCAGCTGGCCAAGGCCCATGAGTGCTACCGCAACATGGGGCTGGGGGCGCGGGATGACAGCGTGGCGATGCAGTTCCTGATTCCGGGCTGGAGCTTCGACAACAAGCGACCTTGCCTGGTGCGTTAA
- a CDS encoding LysR substrate-binding domain-containing protein, whose product MELHQLRCFVAVAEELHFGRAATRLHMTQPPLSRQIQLLEHSLGVLLLERNNRQARLTLAGQSFLEDARRILQVAESASQSARRIAHGEAGRLTLGFTAVGAYSMIPRLLVHAGQTLPDIELVLSERVSSTQVHDLEAGLIDVGLVRQVLPSARVEYLPVHREAFVAALPAGHALAARERLRPSDFDGQPFVMYSANEGRYFHDRIANLFARHGVQPRYLHQLGQTHSILGLVNVGLGCAVVPASAQALRLEQVVFKPLVGMEQQAEIFLAFCRDNPNPVLGGFVEMARAFFEPE is encoded by the coding sequence ATGGAGCTGCATCAGTTGCGCTGCTTCGTCGCCGTCGCCGAAGAGCTGCATTTCGGCCGCGCCGCCACCCGCCTGCACATGACCCAGCCGCCGCTGAGCCGTCAGATCCAGCTGCTGGAACACTCCCTCGGGGTGCTGTTGCTGGAGCGCAACAACCGCCAGGCACGCCTGACCCTGGCCGGGCAAAGCTTTCTTGAAGATGCCCGGCGTATCCTGCAAGTTGCCGAATCGGCCAGCCAGTCGGCACGGCGTATCGCCCATGGCGAAGCGGGCCGCCTGACCCTGGGCTTCACCGCTGTCGGCGCCTACAGCATGATCCCGCGCTTGCTGGTGCACGCCGGGCAGACCTTGCCAGACATCGAGCTGGTGCTCAGCGAACGCGTGTCCTCCACCCAGGTGCATGACCTGGAGGCCGGCCTGATCGATGTCGGCCTGGTGCGCCAGGTGCTGCCCAGTGCGCGCGTGGAATACCTGCCGGTCCACCGCGAAGCGTTCGTCGCCGCCCTGCCCGCCGGGCATGCGCTGGCAGCGCGCGAGCGGCTCAGGCCCAGCGATTTCGATGGGCAGCCGTTCGTGATGTACAGCGCTAACGAAGGGCGCTATTTCCATGACCGCATTGCCAATCTGTTTGCCCGGCATGGGGTGCAGCCGCGGTATCTGCATCAGCTGGGGCAGACGCATTCGATCCTGGGCCTGGTCAATGTCGGGCTGGGTTGCGCGGTGGTGCCGGCTTCGGCGCAGGCATTGCGCCTGGAGCAGGTGGTGTTCAAGCCGTTGGTGGGGATGGAGCAGCAGGCGGAGATCTTTCTGGCGTTCTGCCGGGATAACCCGAACCCGGTGCTCGGGGGTTTTGTGGAGATGGCGCGGGCATTCTTCGAGCCTGAATAA
- a CDS encoding 2-hydroxyacid dehydrogenase, protein MNNNPIDVLLTQPVPEAIDAQLVSAYQVHRLYQHDHPQQLLAEVGPRIRGVVTGGAKGLSNALMDQLPALEIIAISGIGTDAVDLRHAASRGIHVTTTPGVLTADVADLAMGLIISALRRLGEGERLVRDGLWGTVNLPLARKVSGIELGIVGLGEVGKAIARRAAAFDMRIAYNGRREQPGTGYRYEADLVELARSVDVLVVAASADGGQVLVTAEVLDALGPQGYLVNVARGKLVDEDALVEALREQRIAGAGLDVFVDEPYVPPALRDLNQVSLQPHRGSATLQTRLEMGRMVLSNLEACFRGEAPPNRVIDL, encoded by the coding sequence ATGAACAACAATCCCATCGACGTGCTGTTGACTCAGCCCGTCCCAGAGGCCATCGATGCCCAGCTGGTGAGCGCCTATCAGGTGCATCGCCTGTATCAGCATGACCACCCGCAACAGCTGCTCGCCGAGGTCGGCCCGCGTATTCGCGGCGTGGTCACAGGTGGCGCCAAGGGCCTGTCGAACGCACTGATGGACCAGCTGCCGGCCCTCGAAATCATTGCCATCAGTGGTATCGGCACCGACGCCGTGGACCTGCGCCACGCGGCCAGCCGCGGTATCCACGTCACCACCACGCCGGGTGTGCTTACCGCCGACGTGGCCGACCTGGCCATGGGCCTGATCATCAGCGCCTTGCGCCGCCTGGGCGAGGGTGAGCGGCTGGTGCGCGACGGTTTGTGGGGTACGGTCAACCTGCCCTTGGCGCGCAAGGTCAGCGGCATCGAACTGGGCATCGTCGGCCTGGGTGAGGTCGGCAAGGCCATCGCCCGGCGCGCCGCTGCATTCGATATGCGCATTGCCTACAACGGGCGGCGCGAGCAGCCAGGGACCGGTTACCGCTATGAGGCTGATCTGGTCGAGCTGGCGCGGTCGGTGGATGTGCTGGTGGTGGCGGCCTCTGCCGATGGCGGGCAGGTACTGGTGACGGCAGAGGTGCTCGATGCACTGGGGCCGCAGGGGTATCTGGTGAATGTGGCGCGCGGCAAGTTGGTCGATGAAGACGCGCTGGTCGAGGCGCTGCGTGAGCAGCGTATCGCCGGGGCAGGGCTGGATGTGTTCGTCGATGAGCCGTATGTGCCGCCGGCACTGCGTGACCTCAATCAGGTCAGCCTGCAACCCCATCGCGGCAGCGCCACGCTGCAGACCCGGCTGGAAATGGGGCGCATGGTGCTGAGCAACCTTGAGGCCTGTTTCAGGGGTGAGGCGCCGCCGAACCGGGTGATCGACCTTTAG
- a CDS encoding MFS transporter gives MNSKSAVAASQAVAGVGRHRFLVLALIFVITVINYADRATLSITGTEVLKDLGLDPVMLGMIFSAFAWAYALGQVPGGWLLDRFGARRVYGISLILWSLFTLLQGTVGWLGLAGVSAAVALFSMRFMLGLVESPAFPANSRIVSCWFPTRERGTASALFNSAQYMAVVVFAPLMAWMTHTLSWEQVFIWMGVLGLVLSVAWFRLYHEPHSAPGLSREELDYMREGGALVDLEQERKTAKSKPTRAEIAQLFTSRNLWAVYLGQYCITALTYFFITWFPIYLIKGRGMTIMEAGWVAALPAICGFTGGILGGFVSDCLIRRGVHPSKARKTPFVIGMALSTSLVLANYVDGNAAVIALMTLAFFGKGLAAVGWAVLSDVAPKKMVGLCGGVFNGIGNIAGIVTPLVIGYVVASTGSFHNALWFVAAHGVLGIFAYLLLARRFERTGQA, from the coding sequence ATGAACAGCAAATCCGCCGTTGCCGCATCGCAGGCCGTGGCCGGGGTCGGTCGCCATCGCTTCCTGGTCCTGGCGCTGATCTTCGTCATCACCGTCATCAACTACGCCGACCGCGCCACCTTGTCGATCACCGGCACCGAGGTATTGAAAGACCTGGGCCTCGACCCGGTGATGCTGGGCATGATCTTCTCGGCCTTCGCCTGGGCCTACGCCCTGGGCCAGGTCCCCGGAGGCTGGCTGCTCGACCGGTTCGGTGCGCGCCGGGTCTATGGCATCAGCCTGATCCTCTGGTCACTGTTCACCCTGCTGCAAGGCACGGTTGGCTGGCTGGGCCTGGCCGGGGTATCGGCGGCGGTGGCGCTGTTCTCCATGCGCTTCATGCTCGGCCTGGTGGAGTCACCGGCATTCCCGGCCAACTCGCGTATCGTCAGCTGCTGGTTCCCCACCCGTGAACGCGGCACGGCGTCAGCCTTGTTCAACTCGGCGCAGTACATGGCGGTGGTGGTGTTCGCCCCGCTGATGGCGTGGATGACCCACACCTTGAGCTGGGAGCAGGTATTCATCTGGATGGGCGTGCTGGGGTTGGTGCTGAGCGTGGCGTGGTTCCGTCTATATCACGAGCCGCACAGCGCACCGGGGCTGAGCCGCGAAGAGCTCGACTACATGCGCGAAGGCGGTGCCCTGGTCGACCTGGAGCAGGAGCGCAAGACAGCCAAGAGCAAACCGACTCGCGCCGAGATCGCCCAGCTGTTCACCAGCCGCAACCTGTGGGCGGTGTACCTGGGCCAGTACTGCATCACCGCGCTTACCTACTTCTTCATCACCTGGTTCCCGATCTACCTGATCAAGGGCCGTGGCATGACCATCATGGAAGCCGGCTGGGTCGCCGCGCTGCCGGCCATCTGCGGCTTCACTGGCGGCATTCTCGGTGGCTTCGTTTCGGACTGCCTGATCCGCCGCGGCGTGCACCCGTCCAAGGCACGCAAGACGCCATTCGTGATCGGCATGGCACTGTCCACCAGCCTGGTGCTGGCCAACTATGTGGATGGCAACGCGGCAGTGATCGCCCTGATGACCCTGGCCTTCTTCGGCAAGGGCCTGGCGGCGGTGGGCTGGGCGGTGCTGTCGGATGTGGCACCGAAAAAGATGGTCGGCCTGTGCGGTGGCGTGTTCAACGGTATCGGCAACATTGCCGGCATCGTCACTCCGCTGGTGATCGGCTACGTGGTCGCCAGCACCGGTTCGTTCCACAACGCACTCTGGTTCGTGGCCGCCCATGGCGTGCTGGGGATCTTCGCTTACCTGTTGCTGGCCAGGCGCTTCGAGCGCACCGGGCAGGCGTAG
- the gabP gene encoding GABA permease: MNTVGSDGNLAQGFKPRHVTMLSIAGIIGAGLFVGSGHAIAAAGPATIISYFVAGTLVVLVMRMLGEMAVAHPDTGSFSTYADQAIGRWAGYTIGWLYWWFWVLVIPIEALAAGHVLNAWFPDIPSWIFALASVLLLAGTNLFSVAKYGEFEFWFAILKVTAILGFIGLGFAALMGWLPNREVSGLNGLIAEHGGFAPKGWSAVIGAFITVMFSFIGTEAVTIAASESSDPSRNIAKATRSVIWRISTFYILSIFVIISVVPWNDPQLAVVGSYQRALEIMNIPNAAFMVDLVVLVAVTSCMNSSIYIASRMMYSLAKRGDAPAFLNKTSKVGVPRAAVFGSTLIGAAIAILNYFAPKGVFEFLLASSGAIALLVYMVIAISQLRMRRRLERENTELKFRMWLFPYLTWAVIIFIAGALAVMMYTPEHRAEVSSTLGLAIVISFLGIVTSRGHAQTVGARSMG, from the coding sequence ATGAACACCGTGGGATCTGATGGCAACCTTGCACAAGGTTTCAAGCCACGTCATGTAACGATGCTGTCCATCGCCGGCATCATCGGCGCAGGACTTTTCGTAGGCTCCGGGCACGCCATCGCGGCGGCCGGGCCAGCCACCATTATTTCGTACTTCGTGGCCGGGACCTTGGTGGTACTGGTCATGCGCATGCTCGGCGAAATGGCCGTGGCGCATCCGGACACTGGATCGTTCTCCACCTATGCTGACCAGGCCATCGGCCGCTGGGCCGGCTATACCATCGGTTGGCTGTACTGGTGGTTCTGGGTGCTGGTGATTCCCATCGAGGCACTGGCGGCGGGGCATGTGCTCAACGCCTGGTTCCCTGATATCCCTAGCTGGATCTTCGCCCTCGCCTCGGTGCTGTTGCTGGCGGGCACCAACCTGTTCAGCGTGGCCAAGTACGGCGAGTTCGAGTTCTGGTTCGCCATTCTCAAGGTCACGGCGATTCTCGGCTTCATCGGCTTGGGCTTTGCAGCGCTGATGGGCTGGCTGCCGAACCGTGAGGTCAGTGGTTTGAACGGCTTGATCGCCGAGCATGGCGGCTTTGCGCCCAAGGGCTGGTCTGCAGTCATTGGTGCGTTCATCACCGTGATGTTCAGCTTCATCGGCACCGAGGCCGTGACCATCGCCGCCTCCGAATCCAGCGACCCTTCACGCAACATCGCCAAGGCCACCCGCTCGGTGATCTGGCGGATCAGCACCTTCTACATCCTGTCGATCTTCGTGATCATCTCGGTGGTGCCGTGGAACGACCCGCAGTTGGCGGTGGTGGGTTCGTACCAGCGCGCGCTGGAAATCATGAACATCCCTAACGCCGCCTTCATGGTCGACCTGGTGGTGCTGGTGGCGGTGACCAGCTGCATGAACTCGTCGATCTACATCGCCTCGCGGATGATGTATTCGCTGGCCAAACGCGGCGACGCCCCAGCGTTCCTCAACAAGACCTCCAAGGTCGGCGTGCCCCGTGCCGCCGTGTTCGGTAGCACCCTGATCGGCGCCGCCATCGCCATCCTCAACTACTTCGCACCCAAAGGCGTTTTCGAGTTCCTGCTGGCCAGCTCCGGCGCCATCGCGCTGCTGGTGTACATGGTCATTGCCATCTCCCAGCTGCGCATGCGCCGCCGCCTGGAGCGCGAGAATACCGAGTTGAAGTTCCGCATGTGGCTGTTCCCGTACCTGACCTGGGCGGTGATCATCTTCATCGCCGGTGCACTGGCGGTGATGATGTACACGCCTGAGCACCGGGCGGAAGTGAGTTCGACCTTGGGCCTGGCGATCGTGATTTCCTTCCTGGGGATCGTGACCTCGCGGGGCCATGCGCAAACGGTGGGGGCGCGGTCGATGGGGTGA
- a CDS encoding LysR family transcriptional regulator gives MEIRHFRYFLCVARHGHFTRAAEQLGIAPPTLSRQIQDMERELGVRLFERNQREVNLTAAGQALLIEAEQAVRQFDAAQLGAQRAGRGESGRIELGYVASAAYSGMLQRQVISFTDAHPDVRLNIRELPMTDLPGRVRDGLLDLAYVRSPMELPEELEAIALHQEGFVLALPASSRINELAQIPAARLANETFILPEQISGTLEAAAQGGFVPRLGPQPGSLVAVITLVSLGQGIAVVPESVVQRISLPQVNYRRIADCQASSWLSLVYRRFEKAPAVNRYIEMVGD, from the coding sequence ATGGAAATCCGTCACTTCCGCTACTTCCTCTGCGTCGCCCGTCACGGTCACTTCACCCGTGCCGCCGAGCAGCTGGGCATCGCGCCGCCCACGCTCAGCCGGCAGATCCAGGACATGGAGCGCGAGCTGGGCGTGCGGCTGTTCGAGCGCAATCAGCGCGAAGTGAACCTCACCGCCGCCGGGCAGGCGCTGCTGATCGAAGCCGAGCAGGCAGTGCGCCAGTTCGATGCCGCGCAGCTGGGTGCGCAGCGCGCCGGGCGCGGGGAAAGCGGGCGTATCGAGCTGGGCTACGTGGCGTCGGCGGCGTACTCGGGCATGCTGCAGCGGCAGGTGATCAGCTTCACCGATGCTCACCCCGACGTGCGCCTGAACATCCGCGAACTGCCCATGACCGACCTGCCGGGCAGGGTACGTGATGGCCTGCTCGACCTGGCCTATGTGCGCTCGCCGATGGAGTTGCCAGAAGAACTCGAAGCCATCGCCTTGCATCAGGAGGGTTTCGTGCTCGCCCTGCCCGCCAGTTCGCGGATCAACGAGCTGGCGCAGATTCCGGCCGCGCGCCTGGCCAACGAGACCTTCATCCTGCCGGAGCAGATTTCCGGCACGCTGGAGGCGGCGGCGCAGGGTGGTTTCGTACCACGGCTCGGGCCACAACCGGGCAGCCTGGTGGCAGTGATTACCTTGGTTTCGCTGGGGCAAGGGATCGCCGTGGTGCCAGAATCGGTGGTGCAGCGCATCAGCCTGCCGCAGGTGAACTACCGGCGGATTGCCGATTGCCAGGCCAGCTCGTGGTTGAGCCTGGTTTACCGACGCTTCGAGAAAGCGCCGGCGGTGAACAGGTACATCGAGATGGTGGGCGATTAG
- a CDS encoding MFS transporter — translation MPSARFTLLTASLVCALIILDTNIVAVSLPSIARDLSGSFADIEWVVSAYLLAFAACLLPAGSLADRFGRQRMLLIGLAVFAIASLACGAAPSLLFLDLARAAKGVGAAMLLTSALAAIGHRFHEPQERMRAWAFWGACMGATITFAPLLGGVIASTLGWRWIFYINLPLAAVLALMVLRSIEESRDSDAARLDPMGSLTFAGSLGCLIWAMIEANQVGWSSVDTLGRLLISAFLLGLFIMVERSQPRPMVDLQLMRSGRFIGALLGMFAYAACAQVMMTLLPLYLQNGLQLSALAAGAGMLPFAVAMLLTPRWGMRLAERLSPAQVFALGLVLVGLGNLLCAWAVGIGGYVVFALASLVLGAGAGLLNGDTQKNIMACVPRERTGMASGLSTTTRFGAIVLAIGVLGGVLAARSGQLLREAMVGLAPEQVGKVGEMATRVAAGDLQAALALLPPGLREAAAPLAREAFMGGFQALLQVAGACALLLAVVVGVLLSRPFLQQEGGVTQNTMAENFTRGRG, via the coding sequence ATGCCCTCTGCACGCTTCACCCTGCTTACTGCCTCCCTGGTCTGCGCCCTGATCATCCTCGACACCAACATCGTCGCCGTCAGCCTGCCCAGCATCGCCCGCGACCTGTCCGGCTCGTTCGCCGATATCGAGTGGGTGGTCAGCGCCTACCTGCTGGCCTTCGCTGCCTGCCTGCTGCCCGCCGGCAGCCTGGCCGACCGCTTCGGCCGCCAGCGCATGCTGCTGATCGGCCTGGCCGTGTTCGCAATTGCCTCACTGGCCTGCGGCGCAGCCCCCAGCCTGCTGTTCCTCGACCTGGCCCGCGCGGCCAAAGGCGTAGGCGCGGCAATGCTGCTGACCTCGGCCCTGGCCGCCATCGGCCACCGCTTCCACGAACCCCAGGAACGCATGCGCGCCTGGGCATTCTGGGGTGCCTGCATGGGCGCGACCATCACCTTCGCGCCACTGCTCGGCGGCGTGATCGCCAGCACCCTCGGCTGGCGCTGGATCTTCTACATCAACCTGCCGCTGGCGGCGGTGCTGGCGCTGATGGTGTTGCGCAGTATCGAAGAGTCCCGCGACAGCGATGCCGCCCGGCTCGATCCGATGGGCAGCCTGACCTTCGCTGGCAGCCTGGGCTGCCTGATCTGGGCAATGATCGAGGCCAACCAGGTTGGCTGGTCCAGTGTGGATACGCTTGGGCGGCTGCTGATCAGCGCGTTTTTGTTGGGGCTGTTCATCATGGTCGAACGGAGCCAGCCACGGCCCATGGTCGATCTGCAGTTGATGCGCAGCGGGCGCTTTATTGGGGCATTGCTGGGCATGTTCGCCTATGCCGCTTGTGCGCAGGTGATGATGACGCTGTTGCCGTTGTATCTGCAGAACGGGCTGCAACTGTCGGCGCTGGCGGCGGGAGCGGGGATGTTGCCGTTTGCCGTGGCGATGTTGCTGACGCCGCGGTGGGGGATGCGTTTGGCTGAGCGTTTGAGCCCGGCGCAGGTGTTTGCCCTTGGGTTGGTGTTGGTAGGGCTGGGGAATCTGCTGTGTGCCTGGGCTGTTGGGATTGGCGGGTATGTGGTGTTTGCCCTGGCCAGCTTGGTGTTGGGCGCAGGGGCAGGGCTGCTCAATGGGGATACCCAGAAGAACATCATGGCTTGTGTGCCGCGGGAGCGGACGGGGATGGCTTCTGGGTTGAGTACGACTACGCGTTTTGGGGCGATTGTGCTGGCGATTGGTGTACTCGGGGGTGTGCTGGCTGCACGCAGTGGGCAGTTGTTGCGCGAGGCCATGGTGGGCTTGGCGCCTGAGCAGGTCGGCAAGGTGGGGGAGATGGCCACGCGGGTCGCTGCGGGTGACTTGCAGGCTGCTTTGGCGTTGCTGCCGCCGGGCTTGCGTGAAGCGGCGGCGCCGTTGGCACGTGAGGCGTTCATGGGCGGGTTCCAGGCGTTGTTGCAGGTTGCCGGGGCGTGCGCGTTGCTGTTGGCGGTGGTGGTTGGCGTATTGCTGAGTCGCCCGTTTCTGCAACAGGAGGGCGGCGTGACGCAAAACACAATGGCTGAAAACTTTACACGTGGTCGGGGTTAA